The Dreissena polymorpha isolate Duluth1 chromosome 8, UMN_Dpol_1.0, whole genome shotgun sequence genome includes the window gttttcattagtcACCGAGTGCGAATACCtcgattttcaataaaaattgtatacacaattatgcCGCCGccattttgaaagaaaaatagccgccatgttattatttttggtGGCTAACGGGTTTTTTGATAAGAGCACATATTAAGGTACATTTATGGAAAATTTGGTGCTTGCTTACAAGTTTGCAAGATTTTACTGATAAATGAACCTAAATCTCCAAACTAATCCTCGTTCCTGTGCATAAGATGCTTTATTCATTTTGCAGTGCCTTCAGGACtttaattataaattacaaaatgtataacgtacatcgtgtgacgtcatttcggtgacgaaacatactagtaaaatattaatttaaagcatcgaacgaatgcaaaacgtatttcggagtaTGTTTTTATCATGCATACTGTGAAcgtcgataggaatacaataacaataaagcTGTTTAAAATACGTTTCGTTAAAGAGATGGACGAttagaaaatggaagttcatatcgTTTCaactttattattataaacattggataaacGTTGCCGTTGAGGTAACTTGTAAGCTTGACgtttttattctaaatttagtggcctttaaaatatattttttttaaagctgatATAGTGTCATCAAATTATTCTACAAAAcggttcaattgaacgtcattaATAGATGACCtccaatatatcactcattccataaacaTTTTAGCGGCGCTCTGGGAAATTGGGGCTTATTGATCGTTACATGTTTTAGCGGCGCTCTttaaaaacggggcttaatgcatgtatcacatttgagcggcgctctgtgaaaactaggcttaattcaTTTGGCACGTTTAAGAGGCACTCTGTGAAAGCGGAGCTTAATGCACGTGGCATATTTTAGCGGCGCTCGGTGAAAACCAGGCTTAAGGCACGTGGCAGATATAAGtgatgctctgtgaaaacggggctacATGTATGTACCTCATTTGGGCGGCGCTGTGGGGAAACAAGACTGCATGTATGTACCTCATTTTAGTGGCGCTCTGCGGAAATATGACTGCATGTATGTACCTCATTTTAGTGGCGCTCTGCGGAAACAATGACTGCATGTATGTACCACATTTGAGCGGCGCTCTGAGGAAACAAGACTGCATGTATGTACCACATTTGAGCGGCGCTCAGGGGAAACAAGACTGCATGTATGTACCTCATTTTAGAGGCGCTCTGGGGAAACAAGGCTGCATGTATGTACCACAATTGAGCGGCGCTCTGGGGAAACAAGGCTTCATGCACATAACACATTTGagcggcgctctgggaaaacggggcttaatgcatgtgacgcATTTTAGCGGCGCTCTGGGGAAAAAAGAATTATTGCATGTGATACATTTGAGTGGTGCTATGAGAAAGCCGTGCTCAATGCAAGTGACATATTTGAGAGGCACTCttgtaaaacggggcttaatgcatgtgcgtaaagtgtcgacacagataagcatgtgcaatccgagcaggcttatcagggaccacgcTTTTCGCTTCTTTGGTACTTTTCGTAATCATGATGCGGTACCGATGCATACGAAATGCTATTCACTTATACGCGTATGTACGACTTGTGTTAATATAACGCTGTGTGTAATGCATAACTGATCGATTTTATTGATTAGTACCAAGCGATAGTTACATGTGTGCGCTTTTACACTGAATCACTATGGTTGATCTCATGATTCCCGTTTAGGGAAAACGGCacccaatgcatgtgcgtaaattgtcgttccagattcgcctgtgcagtccgcacagtcatatctgggacgacactttccgcttagactAGATTTTCGCCAacaagatacttcatttaagcgaCACTAAAACGTCGAGTCGAAAGATTCTAGCTATCGGAAAGCACTCAGGCTTGTGCCTTCGCCTTTGTTTTAAACCATAGCTCAATATGTGTAATATTGGCATATGCATTACATATGTTGTACAGGTATACAATGTATGTgaatatttgtatatgttttacacataaatgtacatgtaaataggCTAGAATATGTTGTGTATCATACATGCGTTTTAGTTATGGATGCATGTTTTATTtacgttttaaattaaaaatgaaggacattaatgtaaacaaaacacaACTGAAATGATACAAAAACTTGCTCTTGTTTCACGCGAAATGGCATGAGTACGGATTCAATATTATTCAGATATTTACATGTACAAACGAATCGCGTGTATTCCTTATCTAACGGAGGCGATCTGTATCATGTTGTCTCCAAATTCAAACAAACCGGTGAATGCGTAGGGCACAACAACGTTTTTCCTATCACATGCGCACagaaaatattccaaaattacgtcatggcaagtgcccaaaCAGAGAAGTGTGTCTTTAAACAAATGttgatgattatttttttagagattATAGCATTGCACACCCAGGTTTATGCTTATATATATTGTTTCGGGTTTAACAACTCGACATCGTTGTTTATTGAACGATTTATAACGACATATCGAAACGTACAATAACAGTTCATTTACCAGACGAATCAGATTGAGTGTTGGCGCTATTTTTTCCTTTGAAGGGACttgttcatattttttcaaaattacaaaatgcatgtgcgttaagtgttgtccgcacaggcaaatcgggaactacgctttccgcttttatggagttTGTCGTTTATAggtagtctcttctaaacgaaaatccaatacggcgggaagtgtcgtccatgattagcctttgGGGACGGCACTGGCTTATCTAGAACAAAACTTGGTGTGCATGCATTAAATTCCATGTTCACAGAGTACGACTCAGATCTATTATAAGTATACAAAGACAGGAATGAAAAGAGGGGAAACAAATAGTCGGCGGACATAATCACGTGGGACATACGACGCCTCATTGAACATGTTTAAAGgaagaacattttaatatataccgATAGCgaggatattgttattgttataaggCTTAATTGATCTTGACTGATAATTGAATAACATTTAATAATTCAGAAATTAACGAGTGCCATCCAAACCCGTGTCAAAATGGCGCAAATTGCACTGATGGAATAAACGACTACAAGTGCGCATACGTAGCCGGATATGACGGAAAGAGCTGCCAGATAAGTAAGTAAAAATACTGCCGTTTTCGTGTTGTATTCTTGTATTTTACGCagtataatgataaataaatggAGACACATCGATTGATTTTTATTGATACAACTCAATGGTTTGCATGCACTAGTTTATTTAATGATTATTCCGACTTTTAACTAAACTTCAGGATAATGTTTAATGTTATAAATGATTGGTTTgcagatatcaacgaatgcgaCCCAAATCCTTGCCTAAATGGAGCCAAATGTATTGACGGTGTCAATGCCTTTACATGCGCATGCGAAGCCGGATACAATGGCAAAACCCGCGAAATCAGTAAGAATATGTTAAATATGAACATTGACATGGTTGCTAGAtagatttgtgtttgatattatgCAGGTTTTAAGAAGTCATTTTAGATTTAGCGTTGTTAACTAGTACAACACAAGGATGTTGAGTCCTGATGTCAACACAGAGTTGTGTATCGATCGAtcaaagaaaataagtatgcacaaCTTATGCATACACTATTACATGATCTGAGCGCTGTATTTTCTGCAGGcgtaaaaattttttttttccacgAATCCGACTGACCCTAATTTTGTGCGCCGACACTTAACTTTCTTGTTTTCAGGTTGAATTTTGAATCATGTCTGCAACATTCGAGAATATTCACAAAATTTACTATTTAGTTTGCGATAACTGTTGcgataataaaatgttaaattatgcTATATTATAGtgttaaagtattaaataaataatattaaaaataatgttatacgTAGATTTGGAAAATTAATGCATGCAATCCCATTTCGTTGATTCGTAAAAAGGTTAAAGAAACGCAAAATTAGACGCCCTACCTGCCAAATTGTTAGGGTCGATGTAAGGGAAAAATGACATTTTCTTATTTTCTCATCTGTAGTCAGAGGATCGTGAGCTTTTTCTACACTGGTTATCATAAAGACTAACAGCGAAATTGTTCTTTGTTTATAGATCAATCAGTTAGTATCATGTTGAATTATAAATATACCAATTCCATCGGCTTAAACAGTTGTATATGTCTTATAGCACCCATTTTACAATTCAGATGTACACTATTTCCAACCAAAGTCGTTATCAACAAAAATATCTTACGAAATTGTTTAGATCTAAAATTACGAGTTTGCTAATGCGCAACTCATTATTTTTCTTGCTAGACATCAATTAGTGTGACCTCAATCCATGTATTAATGGCGGGAAATGTACTGATGGAATCAACGACTATAACTGCGCATGCGCAGCCTGATATGACGGAAAGAGCTGCGAAATCAGTAAGAATttcgaaaaatatataattaaatgttcaaaTACGTTTTATTAAGATCGACGTTATAGATAATAAGTCGCATTTCGTAGGTTTTGTTCTGGTTTACGATTAAAGTCTATTACAAACAAAAAGAATTTGCAACAAAAGAACTGTTTGAGCAGTTCAAGTAACCGAGgtatgcatatttacacaaaaacacataattcTTTCAAACGACCGTATTTCCGTGTCGTTTTACTAGCATTGACAATGTGAAATTATTTGTATTCActgttttttaagaaataagaaAAATTACAGTATTGACGCTTATTAACGTCAACTTGTTGTTTCTTAGACATCAACTAGTGCCAACCAAACCCCTGTCAAAATGGCGGTAAATGTACAGATGGAATCAACGATTACAAGTGCGCATGTGTTGCCGGATATGAGGGAAAAAGCTGCTCACTAAATAAGCCTTTttgatcatgtttttttttaaattcattttgctttttatataaatacttcGCTGTTTATGAATTGATTTGTGTTTAAGGTTTAGAGATGTGCTGCATTTTTTGACGAACATTAAGTGATTCTATGTTAATAACTTATGTACTCAAAAATACATGTGTGTTGATATACATAGGGAATATGACATGATTATGGTGTTCCGATGAGTTCTTTCGCACGAGCTGATTGTGTGCCGTTGCGAGCACGCAGAAGTGCCTGAACGAGCGGCATTGATTGACACGATGAACAAGTGCGATACAGCACATCGCAAaaatttattggcgtcgctctggaggacggcgactagtatgtaatgcatttttttcgcttatgggaggagaagttatttaacggttcaatgtatatatttttgttttaagactatcttgcatagtggtgattttgtgtgtaaattagtgtaaataagtactgtatttgtgcctattacatttattataacatttattgccaataatgcaaagctaattgttttaattaataactgatccacaactgatcacaggggaaagatcacagggactgggcaaatgcgcgagactttctggttttgtataaaaacaaaacataatcaaaatatatttattttgtggtttttctaatttgcttatttagtgaagaatcaatgtagtacgatatttgacgacctatcgctcaagcaagtttattggaaggcgtagtggtacgaaaacgtacaatgtattagtttattaatagacatatactAACGATCGCtttacacaacttcaccaaatagcagtacattaATGATGACagtcggaatagctcagttgggagggcgttagactgaagttgtttacgcaacaatcatctaaaggcccccggttcaatcccgggttccgacacgaacggaacagttcggcggctgacaatttttttcagtcgggttaataaatataataaagcttttttatatagacattttaaaatccatttaactacaattggtcatttttaataaaattaatggatgccgcgtggtgacaacgttaattaaaatttcttacatcacttaaatatcttataaaaaatacaagtgttcTTATATTAAGAACTAAAGGCAAACTACagatctattatccatgtatttttatggttgtctatcataggccctaccacatatagagcgcgaagcgcgacacgtactgttgattgtaacaatgagttgcgataaaggaagcagccgcttatcaaggaggagctgtgccCTAAGCAATCCGTTTCCTttgagtcaagcactcctcggagtttttttttaagaaccacatatagagcgcgaagcgcgacacgtattactctccaggtggtatgggccctttcgcattatccgaccattacgtccatagttatcttccttagaatttgagaaattttgaaatcgttgttcgaagtccaaaattttcatccgattgttcccaaacttgcacaggttttttatcaatgaggacccaacccaactctatatgagcaatatcggatcataggtccagaattatgtctctttgaattaaaaaaaaaatgaaaaactccTTGGTtatgtgattatgtcaacatttttcatcagattatttccaaacttacagtgtcttcatatcaatgagtatttttacctcattttaaatgagaaacatcgggacaataagtccagatttttttctataaaatttgacaaaataaacaattttcacttgtttaaaagatttcacaactttcgtctgaatctttccaaacttgttaagtattttatatcagtattactcgaaccccttttgaaaatgatgaatttcggagcaataaatctattatgatcttttattgaatttcaaagtattgtgaaatgctgcttctttatgcaatttacagtttttattcattttgttttcaaacttttacagtgttttcatatcaatgagtactcaacccctatcgtaaatatGCAAtttaagaataagttcagaatcatctccccttgaagttgagaaaaatatgaaattacgcttgcaagatgaagcagatttttaaaacctacacaggtctgttccattaatgaaaactgcacacggatgccagtaaaaaaaaggaaaccaatgtaaataaaatgaactatgaaatatttgggggttacaacacaaaatcatagaaactggttatttggggattataacatattatcaaaaataatggttatttggggtataacacaaaattatagataatggttataccagtatctttttctattttgtttaaaataatcggccaatattttaatatttatagtaGAAAAAATATCGTTCCATGTaatttcattgagtgccttttacactgaaattcccgacgccctttgatgctttgcatcaatactatGCTTGTAACATACTTTCATACGAATAAAACAAATTCACATGTATTTGATACTCCAATGATTTGTTTCGCACGATTGTGTAGCGTTGAATTTAGGACGAGTggaatatatttgaaaaatgaaCAATTGCGACAAAGCCAACCGAAACTCCAAAGCCATTTATAATACACCTTCATACTTGAAAGAAATCTTTAGGTCACCAGTGCAACCAATTATGTATTTTTAACgtacataaatattataagtgACAGAAATAACGAATACGAAattttcagtttctataacgatccCTAAATGATGATTTTAAGCGCATCTAGACGTGCTAGAGTGTTTTTTAATTCCAGACATCAACTCGTGGGATCCAAAGCCCTATCAAAATGGCGGGAAATGTAGCGATGGAATCAACGACTACGCATGCGCATGCGTGGCCGGATATCAGGGCAAGATATGCGAAATCAGTACGTGTTTCACCGACTTattaatgtattttcataaactgGAGTGATTTAAAAATTCTAAAAATAGTACAAGAAATGCGTATGAGTTACAAAAAATTGTGTATTCTTTCAACGAAAACATAGTAAAGAAAGAAAGCAAAAacaatgcatgcatgcatgttttaacAAGTGTTTGGGTACATTAAAAGATGGCATGTTTTGATATGTTGTAATGTTGTAACTTCTTGGGGATTTGAGGTATATTTTGTGGTTGCAACGTAAGACAGCTAACAGGTAATTATTCAGTTTAATATGGTTCTCGAATATACATATGATGGAGACGATATAAACAGTAGTATGTGTTCAAGACGGAGATATTCATTGCAGATACTCAATGTAGATGTTCGATTAAGTCTGAAAATTAACAGCGTAGTTTAGCACTGTTATATTACTCTTTCaaggaaaatatatattgaacatgttataatttaaatgtaattcgacTCGTACATACATATCCTTGAACATCTCTCCGAATGTGATGTTATATGAACTGTAAGTTTAGAATTAAGTGTAAATGTGTGCATCAAGTGATCGTTAAAAAGAATGAGTAAGGACAAGTTTCCATTTTGCCTCTGACCGAACAAATTTCAATTTCCATACAGAAATATAGTCAGGATACTTACGAATCAATGCACGGACAGCACAATTACAAGACGATATGACTAATAGACACTTACATATGTAACATATAAAACCACACCTGACAGTAAAGGCTTTTTAAAAAGATTAACTCACTCAGCAATTTCTAAACAAGCGTCGATAGGCCAGCCCTGTCACATACTTCCCCCCTGTGAGAAATCGTCCCGTAATATTACCAAAAATACGTCATCCGTATCTTGGATCATTCATAATGCTACAATACTTGAATATAGCAACGTAATTCTCATACTAAGTATAAGACGTCTACAATACTACTTAAACTACGACTGAACAGCTTCCTCTTAAGCTAATTTCCCCCtattaaagataaaatatattgaatcgTCAATGCATATCATACAGGTGTAGATAAACTTACACTGCACAAGTTATTATGAATCATTGAACATAAAGCAACTAATACCTATTGCAGTGATTTATGGTCTAAAGACTGTAGCAATAGGTAATAATATGTCAGACAATCGATTCTGTCTTTGTTCTGCTGTTATAGTAAACATGTGATAGTCAGCATATCTAGCTGGTGGTTTCCTGATCCGTGTTGACCTTCTTCCGGTTCACCGTTCAGCATGCGGTCTCGGAATAGGCAGTTTTCTTATCCATCGTTCAGTTGCACCTCAAGTTGCTGTATAATCACTGCTAACATATGGTGAATGTACATGTAGACTTTCAGGGTACCCATGTTGATAATCTGTTATATCGTCTACATTTAATCTTATCTTCTGGCGTTGTTGCTTCGCCATCTTGCGAAAGTGCATATTCACTTACTGTAGTTCTTGGGTAAACGTTAATGCTCTCTAGCTTTTCATCTTCATAATCTTCTCTATCTTCATAAGCAACAGCAATGTATTCTGTTGGTTATGCAATATCCTTCCTCCTTTGgattatttaaagttttataatgtTTTACTGAAGTTTTGGGTAATACAGTATTCTTTGCATTTCAGACATCAACGAATGTCGTCCCAACCCTTGTCAAAATGGCGGTAAATGACGCGATGTAATCAACGACTTCAAGTGCGCATGCGTGGCCGGATATGAGGGCAAGACATGCGAAAGTTCAGTAAGTTCTTTTGCGTTGTCTTTGTCCGTTTGATGGATGCTCTGCAATGGATGGCACTACAtgtattcacattttaaacaactaTATGAACGTGTGAAGAAGACgtaaatgtacacatattttaatgtatttttgtattacaaAAATCATGCATgtatcaaattaatatttaaaaaatatgtattttttgaaTTTCAATAATTATCATAAAATCTTTTTATCTCTGTCCATAAATGTGTATAATCGACTATTTTACAATTCATGAAATTGGTTAAAACAGTGTTGGCACATGGATACAAATCGTAATGTTTCTATGATAATTATAAGCAAGAATTTACCACTGTTGATCATTCTGTTATACCAATGTTGACCGTACTTTTTTCCACTGTGTACCCTACTATTTAACAAATGTTGACCATACTGTTAAACCAATGTTGAACATACTGTTTAACCACTGTTGACCATACTGTTTAACCAATGTTGAACATACTGTTTAGCCACTTTGACCATACTGTTTTATCACTGTTGACCATTCTGTTAAATCACTGTTGACCATACTATCTTACCACTGTTGACCGTACTGTTTTATCACTGTTAACCATACTGTTTTGTTACTGTTAACCATATTGTTTTTATCACTGTTGACCAAACTGTTTTACCACTGTTGACCATACTGTTTTAACATTGTTAACAATACCGTTTTTACATGTTTGCCAGACATTGAAATTTGTTCCTCGACACCTTGTGAAAATGGCGCCAAGTGCGTGGACGGAGTTGCGAGCTTCACTTGCATCTGTAAGAGCGGTTGGCAAGGAGACCGTTGTCACCTTGGTAGGTATTGACCCCCTTTCAAATTCTTGTTAATGATCGTTCTTACCTCGCAACCTATATCCCCTTCAATGCATGAAGACCTTTCTAACCTTAATGCACACTTTATAAGATTCGATCATATAGTCGAAGatttcattcaatattttttgCATAAACTGTTTTTGATAGAAAGTATATCTTTGAAATTGTAAGATAATATCACACAATTAAAGCTCGGAATtcatttttaatacattttagccacaattgtattttaaaagaTTGGAATACGTGAGAGATATATCTCTCGAAAAAAAAACCAATAAACGtcaatgtttaattgtttaattagttGTTGTCAAAGCGCTGAAATGGTTGTTGTTGTATAATATATAGATTTGAACGAGTGTGCCTGTAGCCCGTGCAAGAACGCCACCACGTGCAACAACCTGCCGGACGCGTACACGTGCACGTGCGTGGCGGGATACGCGATAACAAACTGTGCGATCAGTAAGTCCGTGTGATTTCCAGTTGTCATTGTTCCaacttatgttttatttataattttataagaaaatTGGAAATATTTACACAACACAGCATCTTCATCGGCAGCATCAACAGTAAgatcaacaacaacacaaacaaccgCAGATATTTTTTTATCTGGCAGATATTGATGAATGTGCGCCCGGTCCTTGCAAAAATGGCGGCAAATGCACGGACGGAATAAATTCGTACAAATGCGCATGCGTTACCGAATGGACTGTGAAAAAATCAGTAAATACATATTCCTTGCTTATTAAATGTATTAGTTgacttaaaaatatgtattaatgccaagaaattgatacatttaacgaaaaaaacacatttattttgtagGTCGAAGTTTATTTGACGTAGCTTTGTTCATACACTCACTCTGTGTATACTTTTAATCAATTAAAATGCTCATATTTCTGATTTGATGAACACACAAACGTATTCATATTCATGTTAAATGCTTGTATCCGCATTCAGACGTAAAATAAAAAAGCTACATGGCAACGCAACTACATGCATTATATtgtacatatatgtatacaaagtCGTGTCTAGTATTTgcagttaatataatattaaagtaATAATGTCCTCATCTGACGAACATTATGAATTTATTGCGTAAATCGTTTGATGTCTGAAACGTCTTGATGAGACAAACGTAGCAATATTAGAAAATGAAAACTTAaagaatattttgtgtttatgttggtttgtattgtgctgtattgtgctgttttgtactgtttaggcaatcggtcacttgccttaaataaaggaccaactaattgtttttaatgaaaattcaatactgctccagcagctggagtttcacttctttatattgtatggtCGGATATTAAACTTAATTTTCGTCAAATTACGATTCTACAGCCCTCGAATCATTACAGATGTGCAATAAAATGACAGCTTTCAGCCTGGCGGCTTGTTATTTCATATGTTACGTACGCGCCCCAGTATGTTGTTTATAGTTATCGACGTCGTTATATCATGTCTGCCATATAGAGCTAATCTGGAACTCGATGAAACTTAGCCCCAATAAACATTCGTTCAATTAAACGTCATCAATAGATGACGTTcaatatatcacttattccatATAAAGCTGCACGGTAGCCTATATACTTGTCTTAAGCATCATGTAATGGCCCTGCAAAATGTTTGTGCAAATGATGCCCTTAAATTAAAACTGGTTACCCCCCTAGATATAACCATCAGTAAAACTGCCCAGAAGGTACAGTCCAAAATGAGTTATGATATGATTCgatgttttaaaaagtttaataATGAGGACCAAGTCATATTGGTTATACTAAGATCAAAACTATTTTATACAGATTTGAGGTCGTAGGCACACCTACTCATTGTCAGATATGCTGGGACATTTATTGAGCGAAATCAATACAATGGCAACTTTTACAGTTGGTGACGGCTACTAACCCGAATCGTTGTACTGTCATAAAATTGTTTAAGGCTCTTGAAATACAGTTGATATGCTTTTCTGTTTTCCGTTCGACCAATTTGTTAATAATGTTCAGGCAACTAAGAATCAAGGATATTTTACCATTCgataataatatattactttttttcatttttaagctGTTAAATATGTATACTGGGTAATGTGAACTATATCTGCGATCAATCTTCACTATTCAGACAATAAAAATCCATTGTATTAATACAGGATCATTCAAAGATTGCTCCGAGCTTCTTAGAAGCGATGCCGCAAAGCAAAGTGGTGTGTACACCATCACCACCCATCTCACTAACACCAAGATACAGGTGTACTGTGACATGGTCGCAGATGGAGGGGGAGGGtaggatttatttaaaatatgttatatcaATAATACATGTGTTACCGATGTGTATTTAAAGAAACTTGATATTTAATAATTATGCACTATGAGAGATTTCTAAACCAATGAATGGTTTATAAATAAAGTTGTTGATGACATTGTTGCTATcactaaataatataatttaggTTTTCCAAAGACGGTTCGATGGCAGTGTGGATTTTTATCGATATTTCAGTGAAATTGAACACGGATTCGGACAAAAGGACGGCCAACACTGGCTTGGTATGTTCTGTATTGCATTTTTTACTCAATACGTTAAAGTATAATGAAGAACTCAAGCTGTACTTAGTGTTAACTAGCCAAACACAACGCAACACattaaaacatacacaaataaaacttGTATTGGGTATGATCTAGTTCCCGTTTCAAAACTATGTTAATGCTATTAAATGagctt containing:
- the LOC127842090 gene encoding fibropellin-3-like, producing MAGNVLMESTTITAHAQPDMTERAAKSTSTSANQTPVKMAVNVQMESTITNINSWDPKPYQNGGKCSDGINDYACACVAGYQGKICEINIEICSSTPCENGAKCVDGVASFTCICKSGWQGDRCHLDLNECACSPCKNATTCNNLPDAYTCTCVAGYAITNCAIRSFKDCSELLRSDAAKQSGVYTITTHLTNTKIQVYCDMVADGGGG